Proteins from a single region of Strix uralensis isolate ZFMK-TIS-50842 chromosome 12, bStrUra1, whole genome shotgun sequence:
- the JPH3 gene encoding junctophilin-3 isoform X2 yields MSSGGRFNFDDGGSYCGGWEDGKAHGHGICTGPKGQGEYSGSWSHGFEVLGVYTWPSGNTYQGTWAQGKRHGIGMESKGKWVYKGEWTHGFKGRYGVRECTGNGAKYEGTWSNGLQDGYGTETYSDGAAWNSAGV; encoded by the exons ATGTCCAGTGGGGGAAGGTTTAATTTTGACGATGGAGGGTCGTACTGTGGAGGCTGGGAGGACGGAAAGGCTCATGGCCACGGAATCTGTACCGGCCCGAAGGGTCAAGGTGAATATTCGGGCTCCTGGAGTCACGGCTTTGAGGTGCTGGGGGTCTACACTTGGCCCAGCGGCAACACTTACCAGGGCACCTGGGCGCAGGGCAAGCGCCATGGCATTGGCATGGAGAGCAAGGGGAAGTGGGTGTACAAAGGAGAGTGGACCCATGGATTTAAGGGACGGTACGGGGTCCGAGAATGCACTGGAAATGGGGCCAAGTACGAAGGCACCTGGAGCAATGGATTACAGGATGGCTACGGGACAGAGACCTACTCGGATGGAG CCGCCTGGAATAGTGCTGGGGTCTGA